The Methylophilus sp. TWE2 region CCGTAGACCCAGCGTGATCCGCCTGTTGCAGCAAGGCTTTGGCCCGGTTATAAAAAGAATGCCGGTTAGGAATCTGTGTCAGGCTGTCTATGGTCGCCTCTTTTTCTGCTTTGTCTTTTGCCTTTTGCAATTCGCGTGTCCTGATCTTGACCTGGTCTTCAAGCGTATGCGTGAGGTGTTGCATATCGCCTCGGAATTGCTGCAGGCTGCTGGACATGCTTTTGAATAACTTGGCCAGTTTGCCGATTTCATTATCCAGCTGGTCGGGAAGGGGCAGTACATTACCGGTAATTTTGTCGTAACGTTGGGCCTCAATTGCACTAGACGCATCTATAAAGGTTTCCAGGGGCTCAATGACTTTTTTCTTCATCACCAGATACAGCATGATCAGCTCGATAATCAAGGCTAATAGGCTGATGATCAGGATAAATTTGGCAGCTTTCAGTGAAGGAGAGGAGAGCAGGGACTTGGGGTAGACGGTGACGAACCACCAGCCTGGGCCTTCAATCTTGGTGGTTGCCAGGAACTCGTCCTCTGCTTCGACAATAAAATAATCCGCCTGTTTTTTCTGAATCGTCGCCCGCAAAGTCTGGAAATAATGGCTGAGTTGAGCATCTTTCAGTTGTGAAATCATCAACATACCGTGCGTGCGGTTCATCTCTTTTATTTTTGCCGGATGCGCAATCAGGCGGCCATCTTCTCGGAAAATGAAGTTATAGGTGCCAGACAAGTGATCATTAAAAACGCGGTTAAACAAGGCGTTAAGTAAAATATCGTGGCCGATATTCAAGGTGTTGGTGGGCGTAATGTCGACGGGTGTTTCCAATGACACCATCCATTCGAGTGCAGTCGGGTCATAATAAAGGCCAGTCCAGACGCTTTTTCGCTCAGGATTATTTTTAGGGGTGGTGATATAGACCCATTCTTCTGACACCACATTCAGTTTGCTGCTTGCGTTATCGGCCCACCTGACCCCGGGCCAATAGACGATGTTGACGTTCTCCGGCATGGAGACATAGAGGTTGGCGAATTGCTGCGTCCAGGCAATCCCGAAGTGATCCACAAGCGTGTAGGCCAGCAGGAGTTTTTTTCTGAAATCATGATCATCTGCCGGTGCATTCGCCCCTACATAGGCAGTAATGTCTTTGCTGATCAGGCCAGACGGGTTAAAAAAGCCATCGTAGGCTTTTTTTTGTAAATGAATGGTGTGGTCAGGTCTTTTTTCAAAGACCTGCCAGAAAAAGCGGTCATTATAAAAAAATTCCTGTTGCCAGTGGGCCAGGAAGCTCGCCCTGAAAATCTGGTGGTTTGATTCAGCCAGCCTGAAAATGACGCTTTCTCGCTGGCCGCGCTCATGTATGTAATGTTTCAGGCCATCGATGGTTGAATTGACCAGGGTTTTGTAGATATGCCAATACGTCAGCGCACTCACGACAATAATCACGATGCTGACCCTTAAGGCCATTTGCAGCATGACTTCCATGGTGAGGGATTGTTTGTAATTCAGGAAACGCATGACCATTAAAGCAAGCTAAAGCTGCGACAAGCAGACCCCGTGGGCTGGGTAGGGCTTAAGGAATGATCAGTGATGGTATTGCGGCAGTGCACGCGACAAGTTCTTATTGTGATGTTGTATTAATCTACATCAACTGCATAGTCTGAGTTGAGGTATCCCCAATTGCTAACATACTACTGCTCAGGCGAGGATGCAATGGCAAAATGCGGCAAACAAAATGCTATATCTCCATTTGGCAGTGAGCAAACAGGCAGCATACCTAACGTAAGCTGCCCGCGTGGCAGGTCGGAGAAATGCTGGCCACTGGACTTAGCAGCCCCAACGCAACCCGGCAGTATGCACGGGACTATCCCAGTGCTGGGTAATTTCATTGTCCAGCAAGCAAACGGTGAGCGAAGCACCGGCCATATCAATCGCGGTTGTGTAGTTGCCCACCAGGCTGCGGGTGATATGAAAGCCTTTTTCAGTTAGCAACTTGGCGGCCGTATTGTAGATTAAATACAACTCCATCAGCGGTGTTGCGCCAAGGCCGTTGACCAGCATCAAAATATCCCCATGGGTGGGTAATTGTTTGGCTTCAATATCCTGCACGATGGCTGCGACCATATCAGCCACAATCGCATCAGCCTCTCGCATAGCCTCTCGACGGCGGCCTGGCTCACCGTGTATGCCGACGCCCATCTCTATCTCGTCCTCACTGATATCAAATGTGGGGCGACCAGCCGCTGGGACTGTACAGCTGGTCAGTGCGGCGCCAATGCTGGAAGTGCGCACATTAATTTTGTCGCCCAAGGCTTTGCAACTTGCCAGATCAGCACCTGTTTCTGCCAGGCTGCCTACACATTTTTCGACAATCACAGTCCCTGCCACGCCGCGTCTGCCAGTGGTGTAAGTGCTATTAACGACCGCACAGTCATCAGAAGTCAGCACGGTAGCATGCTCAAACGGCAGCATCTCAGTGGCCATTTCAAAATTCATGACATCGCCCGCATAATTCTTGACGATAAACAGCACGCCTTTGCCGGCATGCACGGCTTCAGCCGCAGCCAGCATCTGGTCTGGTGTGGGGGAGGTGAATACCTGGCCGGGGCAGGCTGCATCCAGCATGCCTTTGCCTACATAGCCAGCATGCAATGGCTCGTGTCCTGAGCCACCCCCTGAAATTAAAACAACCTTGTTGTTTGATTTTTGCTTGCGGGCAACAAAGGTCGGGTCAAATTGTACTTCCACCAGCTCTGAATGCGCAGCAGCAAATCCACTCAGACTTTCAACAAGCATCTGGTCTACGTTGTTCAAGAATTTTTTCATGTTTACTCCGGAGTGATAAATGCGTTTGAGGGTTGTCTAGCTGATTAATACAGCGTCACAGACTGCATGTATCATTACCTCACAGCTTTTTGCCCCTGCATCCAGATGACCAATCGCACGTTCCCCTAGCCCCGATGCGCGGCCTTTGGTGGCCAGCATATTGCGGGTAGATTCTAAGCCTGTGCTTGCCACTTGTTTGAGGGCAATGGCAATTTCATGGCTGGATTTGGCTTGTTCCGCCATTTGCTTAAATGTATTTGCAACCGGGATCAGGACATCCAGCATGGTTTTTTCTCCGGCTTGGGCCTTGCCACGCTGCATGATGGCTTGCACACCGGCTTCAAAAGCAAGGGCTATCTGAAGTGTGTTCAATGTTTCGCTGGCCTTGAGCGTTTTACTCATACTCATGAAAAAACTGGCAAACAATGGCCCCGAAGCACCGCCAATCGTACTCAACAACTTCATGCCAATTTTATTGAGGGCATCTGCTGCGGACAAAGCTGAGAGTTCATCTGTCATGCCAGCAATCACCTCGCAACCACGCTTCATGTTGATGTAGTGGTCACCGTCACCAATTTCGCGGTCCAGGCATTCTATATCTGCTTCATGGTCAAGAATGGCGTGGTAAATACTGTTTATTGATTGAATGATAAAAGCTGTTTGCATATCACAAGTGTTTCGTTGACAAACAATCATCTTACTAAGGATTTTTTGTCCTATGCAAGGGGTTTACGTTGCACAGTTTGGCTACAGCGAATCTTCAGTACTACTAAGCCTTTGATTGAAGTGGCGTCCCTGACACGAATCGAACGTGCGACCCCATTCTTAGGAGGAATGTGCTCTATCCTACTGAGCTACAGGGACGTTAAACGATGAGCGCACATCATACCATCAAGATGAATATTTGGATGGTGCTTGAGTGAGAGTACTCTGATTTTAGGAGGATCAACATTTGAACTAAAACAAATAGTTTTTGGAGGATTCATTGATTGCAAAATAAAGATGGTAAAACTGATTTTATCCTGTTGATGGAGTACATCCTCACTAAGTTATATTGGATATAGGTATAGCAACTTTTTACATGTAGGCAGGTTTAGTTTTGCCTGAAAAAGTCGATATCTGTTTCAAATGCCAACAGTCGCGATGCATTTTGACCGGTTTTGTCGTTTGAGCTATCGGTAAGCAGTTTTGAATAACTTAGGTGGGTTCATATGAGTTTCTCTAATACTAAGGCTTTTATACTAAGCCTTTTTCTTCTGTGCGGATTACTGTTTGGATCATTGGCACATGCAGGGCATTTATTTACCCAGGCTTCTAATAACACACCCATTAGTTTGAATGCTGGGCAAGGCCTTAACGTCACTCAGCTTACTTATGAAGGGGGTGGGGGAAATAATGGACGTGTCACCGTGGATTTTGGTGGTGATTGGTCTGCTGGTGATGCCATTAAAATCACAATAGGTAGTTGGAACGAGACCTTTGCTTACGATACCGTTGTTGCTAACGGTGGGACACAAAATGCATCAGCATTAAGTATACAGTCCAGTGCTTTAGTTGCCGCAGGATTAAACCCATCAGGACAGATTGCCTGGACAGTGATCGCAACTAGCGGTCAATTCACATGGACAGGTTATCGTATCTACACGACAAGTGGAACATTTAATGGCACCGGGGCTGCGCCGATTAACCAGTCTCAGGTAGTGGATGCCTCGCAGCTCGGAGGAGGGGGTAATTACTCTAGTGTGGCGGCGACCAACCAGACGGGTGTCGCTGCTACACTTGATGGGCTCTCGGGTGCCACAGGGCAAATGGGTGGGGTGCTAGCCGTATTGGATGCAATGACCGATCAGAGTAAACGAGATGCGATGCGCTTGATTTCCCCTGATCGAAGCCAAGTTGTGGGGCAGTCCGCTATTAATACCACCACCGCAGCGCTGGATACTGTGCAGGTCAGATTGGATAACCTGCGTGTCGGGATGTCGGGCCAAAATGACATGGCGATGATAGATCATCGCGTTAAGACTGCCGGACACGGTACCGCTCAAGGCATGTCATCAGGGGATGCAGCGCTGGATAAAACAGTTTGGATAAAAGCCTTTGGCGGCAAGGCTGATCAGGCTGGTAGGGATGGCTTTGCCGGTTCTGACAGCAAAATCCTCGGTATGATGGCAGGGGCAGACCGCATGCTTGAGAATGGCCTAGTATTAGGGGCAGCAGTCGCCTATGCCAATACCAATGTTGATATGAATGATTTCCGAAACGGCGACTCTGCGAATATCAAAACCTACCAGCTCACGGGCTATTTTGCCAAGAATTTCGAGCGTTGGTTTTTGCAGGGTATGCTGAGTTATGCTTACCAAGATTACGATACCAAGCGAAATACCCATTTGACCGGGTTGGCCAGGGGGAATTTTAACGGCAACATGGTCGGTACGCGCGTGGTCGCCGGGATCCCGTTCCAGATTACCGAGGTATACACGTTGACACCTTCGATGGGGATTGAGGCTTATCGCATCAACCAGGATGGATTCAGGGAAAAAGGTGCGGGAGTACTTTCACTGAATGTCGGCAGTAGTGATGCTGATCGTGTCCGCTCCCTGATGGGGCTTGAATTAGGGATGCTCAAGGTGTTACAGGATGGTAGTCGCATCCATCCTTCGCTCAAAGCTATCTGGCGACATGATTTTATCCGGGATGGCATGGCGACGACTTCCTCATTTTTGGGTGGTGGCGCCCAATTTGAGAGTGTAGGGCAAAAGGTTAACCAGGACGTGTATGGCCTAACTGCCAAGGTGAATTGGGAGAAGACTGAACGGGTAGGCCTTGCTGTCGAAGTCGGCTCCGAAAAAGGCGATGGCTATGACGCTATCAATGCACAGGTGACCGGCACTTACAAATTTTAAGCGCATGATCACAAGAAATAAAACCTCTGCCAGGCAGGGGTTTTGTTTTTTGTAGCCAGCCAAAGCAGTAAAAGTTTATATTGACTACAATATCTAGTATGCTTCGTCGATCAGCGAAGTACTGTGTATCATCGTAAAACGTATCTATCCGGTAGTTATTATGAAAAGGCGACAATTTCTCAGCCTGGGCCTGAAGTCTATTTCTTTGCTGACCATGGCGCCTGCTTTTTCTGCGCAGGCAACCTTTCCGCCTGTGCAACATGCCACCTTGTTGGCTTTTCTGGATACCTTGATTCCTGCAGATGAGACCCCCTCAGCTTCGCAACTTGGCTTAGATAAATCATTGATCCGTCATGCCCTGTCCATAGAAAACTATATGGGCTTGCTTGCTCTGGGTTGCCAGTGGCTGGATAAACAGGCAAGCACCAGGGATCGGTTGCCTTTTTGGCAACTGGCAGAAACTGAGCGGCAGGCCATAATTGCGCAAGCCGAGAACAGCCAGCCAGGCTCCATACCCAGACAATTGTTTGATCATGTCAGGGCGGACCTGTTTAATTTTTACTATTCGCATCCTGACATTTTGCCCAGCCTGGGGTTGCAAGGCGCACCGCAACCTTTTGGTTACCTTGATTATGTCCATGCACCTAAGAAAAACACCGCATGAAACCGTTTGATGCTGTTGTGATTGGTTCAGGTGCCGGTGGCGGGGCAAGCGCTTATGCTTTGACTAGGCAGGGGTATCGTGTTTTGGTGCTTGAGGCAGGTCCTGTCTTTACGCCAGAACAAGATTATCAGGTGGGGACTTCACGCTGGCAGCAAGGCTTTCCACATAAAGCCGGGTCACAGGGCCAGTATAGTTATGTCCTGAATCAGCGATTGTCCGAAAACTGGTCCCACATCCGTTCTTGGAACCATATCACCGGCCGCTTGAATCCCGGTGATGAGCGTATTGCATTCGCATACCATCATGTACGGGGTGTTGGCGGGAGCTCGCTGCATTTCACTGGTGAGGCACATCGCCTGAATCCCAAGTCCATGCGTATGTTCTCACAATTTGGAGTGGCGGCTGACTGGCCCGTCAGTTACGAGGCGCTGGAGCCTTATTACGTCCAAGCCGAAAATATTGTGGGGGTTGCGGGTCCTGCAACCAATGATCACAGGCCGCGGTCTGCGCCTTATCCTTATGCCGCGCATGCCATGGGGTATACCACCCAGTTATTGCAAAAAGGGTTTGCTCGCGTGAGGATGAAGTTGGAGCCCAATTCGCTGGCGGTATTGCCGCAAGCGCGCCCGCAACGCATGAATTGCAATTACTGTAACAGTTGCCTAAAAGGCTGCCCCAGAAAAGACAAGGGGAGTATTGATGTCACATACCTGCAATCTGCAAACCAAACCGGATTATGCGAAATCCGTTCAGGGTGCGTGGTGACGAAAATATTGACGGATTACACGAGCGGGACCGTTTCTGGCCTGGAATATATAGCCAATGGTAAAAAACATAAGGTCAAGACTCCTTTACTGGTTATTGCTGCAGGCGCCATTGAAACACCGCGCTTGTTGCTGTTGTCTGCCACGGCAGATTCGCCCAATGGCTTGTGTAATGAGAGTGGGCAAGTTGGCAGGAACTTCATGGAAACACTGTTGTGGACCAGCAATGCCCTCTATCATCAGCCCGTGCAAAGCTATCGAGGTCTGCCAGTCGACAGTATTTGCTGGGACTTTAATGCACCTGATGCTATTCCCGGTGTAGTGGGCGGATGCCGATTCTCGCCGTCGGTCGCAGAATCGGACCTGCTTGGACCGGTTGCTTATGCAACAAGGGTGGTGAAGGGCTGGGGGCGACAACACAAACAAGAGATGCGTCGGCGTTTTGGTCAGGTGATCTCATTAAGCGGAATTTGCGAAAGTTTACCGCACGCGAAATCTTTTGTTGCGCTGGATCCTGTGACTAAAGACAGGCATGGCCTACCTATAGCCAGCATACATAGTTATGTGGATGATATGGCCGCTAAACGGATTGCTTTCATGGCGAAAAAATGCCGGGAAATATTAAAGGCGGCGGGCGCGACGGAAATATTTGAAGAGTTCAGTTCTTATGATATTTTCAGTTCCAGTCATGTTTTTGGAACCTGCCGTATGGGCAATGACCCTCAACAGTCCGTCGTCGATGCGAATTGTCGCAGCCACCGCTGGCGCAATCTTTATATTCTTGATGCCAGTGTGTTTCCGAGTTCTGGTGGCGGTGAATCGCCGGGATTAACCATACAGGCCCTGGCATTGCGCGCCATGGACCACATTGAAATGAGTCAGGCGAGGGCGGCATGAAACGCTTTCCTCTACCTTTGCTTGCGGCTTCTGCAAGGCAACGATCTGCTGGTGGACATCAACATCGCCCCAAGAAATCACCACTCTCCCATGGTGTGGGCTATATTGCTTCACCAGCGCTTGATTTTTGGCTAACTGGTGGCGTATCTGTGATTGTCATGGCGATGTTGTTACTCCTCTATTGGTGGGATGGAAACCAATCAACCAGCGTGACAGCTGCGATTAGCC contains the following coding sequences:
- a CDS encoding GGDEF domain-containing protein; the protein is MRFLNYKQSLTMEVMLQMALRVSIVIIVVSALTYWHIYKTLVNSTIDGLKHYIHERGQRESVIFRLAESNHQIFRASFLAHWQQEFFYNDRFFWQVFEKRPDHTIHLQKKAYDGFFNPSGLISKDITAYVGANAPADDHDFRKKLLLAYTLVDHFGIAWTQQFANLYVSMPENVNIVYWPGVRWADNASSKLNVVSEEWVYITTPKNNPERKSVWTGLYYDPTALEWMVSLETPVDITPTNTLNIGHDILLNALFNRVFNDHLSGTYNFIFREDGRLIAHPAKIKEMNRTHGMLMISQLKDAQLSHYFQTLRATIQKKQADYFIVEAEDEFLATTKIEGPGWWFVTVYPKSLLSSPSLKAAKFILIISLLALIIELIMLYLVMKKKVIEPLETFIDASSAIEAQRYDKITGNVLPLPDQLDNEIGKLAKLFKSMSSSLQQFRGDMQHLTHTLEDQVKIRTRELQKAKDKAEKEATIDSLTQIPNRHSFYNRAKALLQQADHAGSTVCFLMLDIDFFKIINDSYGHPQGDQVLVACARTIEKTIRDKDLLGRLGGEEFAVILPGTSLEEAQVIAERIRARIAELSFHTSLHTQRFHTTISIGISSSSETIYAYELLYKHADLALYEAKQTGRNRVVSYSGNWTAAQEDISEP
- a CDS encoding GMC family oxidoreductase, with protein sequence MKPFDAVVIGSGAGGGASAYALTRQGYRVLVLEAGPVFTPEQDYQVGTSRWQQGFPHKAGSQGQYSYVLNQRLSENWSHIRSWNHITGRLNPGDERIAFAYHHVRGVGGSSLHFTGEAHRLNPKSMRMFSQFGVAADWPVSYEALEPYYVQAENIVGVAGPATNDHRPRSAPYPYAAHAMGYTTQLLQKGFARVRMKLEPNSLAVLPQARPQRMNCNYCNSCLKGCPRKDKGSIDVTYLQSANQTGLCEIRSGCVVTKILTDYTSGTVSGLEYIANGKKHKVKTPLLVIAAGAIETPRLLLLSATADSPNGLCNESGQVGRNFMETLLWTSNALYHQPVQSYRGLPVDSICWDFNAPDAIPGVVGGCRFSPSVAESDLLGPVAYATRVVKGWGRQHKQEMRRRFGQVISLSGICESLPHAKSFVALDPVTKDRHGLPIASIHSYVDDMAAKRIAFMAKKCREILKAAGATEIFEEFSSYDIFSSSHVFGTCRMGNDPQQSVVDANCRSHRWRNLYILDASVFPSSGGGESPGLTIQALALRAMDHIEMSQARAA
- a CDS encoding gluconate 2-dehydrogenase subunit 3 family protein, with translation MKRRQFLSLGLKSISLLTMAPAFSAQATFPPVQHATLLAFLDTLIPADETPSASQLGLDKSLIRHALSIENYMGLLALGCQWLDKQASTRDRLPFWQLAETERQAIIAQAENSQPGSIPRQLFDHVRADLFNFYYSHPDILPSLGLQGAPQPFGYLDYVHAPKKNTA
- a CDS encoding autotransporter outer membrane beta-barrel domain-containing protein, with protein sequence MAHAGHLFTQASNNTPISLNAGQGLNVTQLTYEGGGGNNGRVTVDFGGDWSAGDAIKITIGSWNETFAYDTVVANGGTQNASALSIQSSALVAAGLNPSGQIAWTVIATSGQFTWTGYRIYTTSGTFNGTGAAPINQSQVVDASQLGGGGNYSSVAATNQTGVAATLDGLSGATGQMGGVLAVLDAMTDQSKRDAMRLISPDRSQVVGQSAINTTTAALDTVQVRLDNLRVGMSGQNDMAMIDHRVKTAGHGTAQGMSSGDAALDKTVWIKAFGGKADQAGRDGFAGSDSKILGMMAGADRMLENGLVLGAAVAYANTNVDMNDFRNGDSANIKTYQLTGYFAKNFERWFLQGMLSYAYQDYDTKRNTHLTGLARGNFNGNMVGTRVVAGIPFQITEVYTLTPSMGIEAYRINQDGFREKGAGVLSLNVGSSDADRVRSLMGLELGMLKVLQDGSRIHPSLKAIWRHDFIRDGMATTSSFLGGGAQFESVGQKVNQDVYGLTAKVNWEKTERVGLAVEVGSEKGDGYDAINAQVTGTYKF
- the dhaK gene encoding dihydroxyacetone kinase subunit DhaK; translation: MKKFLNNVDQMLVESLSGFAAAHSELVEVQFDPTFVARKQKSNNKVVLISGGGSGHEPLHAGYVGKGMLDAACPGQVFTSPTPDQMLAAAEAVHAGKGVLFIVKNYAGDVMNFEMATEMLPFEHATVLTSDDCAVVNSTYTTGRRGVAGTVIVEKCVGSLAETGADLASCKALGDKINVRTSSIGAALTSCTVPAAGRPTFDISEDEIEMGVGIHGEPGRRREAMREADAIVADMVAAIVQDIEAKQLPTHGDILMLVNGLGATPLMELYLIYNTAAKLLTEKGFHITRSLVGNYTTAIDMAGASLTVCLLDNEITQHWDSPVHTAGLRWGC
- the dhaL gene encoding dihydroxyacetone kinase subunit DhaL: MQTAFIIQSINSIYHAILDHEADIECLDREIGDGDHYINMKRGCEVIAGMTDELSALSAADALNKIGMKLLSTIGGASGPLFASFFMSMSKTLKASETLNTLQIALAFEAGVQAIMQRGKAQAGEKTMLDVLIPVANTFKQMAEQAKSSHEIAIALKQVASTGLESTRNMLATKGRASGLGERAIGHLDAGAKSCEVMIHAVCDAVLIS